Proteins from a single region of Saccharospirillaceae bacterium:
- the rnr gene encoding ribonuclease R, whose protein sequence is MKPAISLLDRQTYQHPIPNRDYILNILKKSPTALSRKQLANLLNLSASEEVHALKLRLRAMEREGQVAFKGRQGYSALQENELISGRVTGHPDGFGFLIRDNTDSTKSDDLLLSQKDMLQLFDGDRIQVRLNGSDQRGRDKAALVRVVERNTSQLVGRLKKDNDSFYVEPENSRNSHDIDLDESQLNGAKIGQYVVVKITDYPCHRYNAYGVVTEILGDPQTPGIESDIVMRKHNIPNQWPDSVTKILHSLDDEVTEQDKLHRHDLRRLPFITVDGQDAKDFDDAVYCEKQRDGWRLWVAIADVSHYVQPGCPLDQEAQKRSTSVYFPGKVVPMLPEKLSNGLCSLLPNVDRLAMVCEMDINAAGVMESYTFCEAVIRSHARLTYDQVNFIQSEPNSVQGKKLRRQYQALTPHICSLYQLYGALKQTREKRSSIDFDTQEVTFHFNTKGKVDGILPISRHDAHKMIEECMLCANVATARFLQKMGMPALFRNHKGPSDKKLTSLREFLSGKQLHLQGGKNPSPKDYDRLCREICQRSDAGVIQAMMLRSFSQAEYSAINKGHFGLAYSTYAHFTSPIRRYPDLLTHRAIRSVIRRKESGNFLFSVFKSLTGKSKDPVLRITSSERINPESSYPYDKAEVNLLAAQCSDLSRRADKASRDVDAWLKCDYMKQSVGKSFRGTISTVTGFGLFVELENIKVDGLIHISDLSSDFYRFDSLSQSLIGERSGKSYHLGEKIGVTVKSIDMSQKKIAFTL, encoded by the coding sequence ATGAAACCAGCAATAAGCTTGCTGGATCGTCAAACCTATCAACATCCCATTCCGAATCGTGACTATATCCTAAATATCCTGAAGAAAAGCCCGACAGCACTGAGTCGAAAGCAACTGGCCAATCTTCTTAATTTATCCGCCAGTGAAGAGGTTCATGCACTGAAGTTACGCTTGAGAGCAATGGAGCGTGAAGGTCAGGTTGCTTTTAAAGGGCGTCAGGGATACAGCGCTCTGCAAGAAAATGAATTAATAAGTGGTCGGGTTACTGGTCACCCGGATGGCTTTGGTTTTCTTATCCGCGACAACACCGATAGCACTAAGAGTGACGACCTGCTTCTGTCTCAGAAAGATATGTTACAACTCTTTGATGGTGATCGTATTCAGGTTCGTTTGAACGGATCCGATCAGAGAGGTCGCGATAAGGCAGCATTGGTGAGAGTAGTAGAACGGAATACCTCTCAACTTGTCGGACGGTTAAAAAAAGACAATGACTCATTTTACGTCGAGCCAGAAAACAGTCGTAATTCACACGACATTGATCTCGATGAAAGCCAGCTGAATGGAGCTAAAATAGGACAATATGTTGTCGTAAAAATTACTGACTACCCCTGTCATCGATACAATGCCTATGGTGTTGTTACTGAGATTCTGGGTGATCCCCAAACTCCTGGGATAGAAAGCGATATCGTGATGCGTAAACACAATATCCCGAACCAATGGCCTGATAGTGTCACTAAAATCCTACATTCCCTTGACGATGAGGTGACGGAACAAGACAAGTTACATCGTCATGATCTGAGAAGACTCCCCTTTATAACCGTTGACGGTCAGGATGCGAAAGATTTTGATGATGCGGTCTACTGCGAAAAGCAGCGCGATGGCTGGCGTCTTTGGGTAGCGATTGCTGACGTATCACACTATGTTCAGCCCGGTTGTCCACTGGACCAGGAGGCACAAAAACGCAGTACATCTGTGTATTTCCCGGGAAAGGTTGTTCCTATGCTGCCGGAAAAGTTATCCAATGGCCTGTGTTCATTACTGCCGAATGTTGATCGTTTAGCAATGGTATGTGAGATGGACATTAACGCTGCCGGAGTTATGGAAAGCTACACATTCTGCGAAGCGGTAATACGGTCACATGCGCGATTGACCTACGACCAGGTTAATTTTATACAGTCCGAGCCCAACTCTGTTCAGGGTAAAAAACTGCGTCGGCAATACCAGGCACTCACTCCGCATATCTGCTCTCTGTATCAACTCTATGGCGCATTAAAACAGACTCGGGAAAAACGCAGTTCAATTGATTTTGATACTCAGGAAGTGACTTTCCACTTTAATACAAAGGGGAAAGTAGACGGCATTCTGCCCATCAGTCGTCATGATGCTCATAAGATGATTGAAGAATGTATGTTATGCGCGAATGTCGCAACCGCACGTTTTTTGCAAAAAATGGGAATGCCAGCACTGTTTCGTAACCATAAAGGTCCCAGCGATAAAAAACTGACAAGCCTGCGCGAATTCCTTAGCGGTAAACAACTTCATCTGCAGGGGGGTAAAAATCCCTCGCCAAAGGACTATGACAGACTCTGTCGTGAAATTTGCCAGCGATCTGATGCCGGGGTTATCCAGGCTATGATGTTACGTTCTTTTAGCCAAGCAGAATACAGTGCAATCAATAAGGGGCATTTCGGGCTTGCTTATAGTACTTATGCGCACTTCACCTCCCCAATCAGGCGCTACCCCGATTTATTAACCCACAGAGCGATCCGCTCCGTTATTCGCAGAAAAGAAAGCGGTAATTTTTTATTCAGTGTATTTAAATCTCTGACAGGCAAATCGAAAGACCCGGTTTTACGGATAACATCTTCTGAACGAATCAATCCTGAAAGCAGTTACCCCTATGACAAGGCCGAGGTAAATTTACTGGCAGCGCAGTGCTCTGACTTGTCTCGTCGTGCAGACAAAGCCAGCAGGGACGTAGATGCCTGGCTCAAGTGTGATTACATGAAACAATCAGTTGGCAAATCATTCAGAGGTACAATTTCTACCGTTACCGGGTTCGGCCTATTTGTTGAGTTAGAGAATATCAAAGTAGATGGGCTGATTCATATCAGCGATCTGTCGAGTGACTTTTACCGTTTCGATTCCCTCAGCCAGAGCCTTATTGGTGAACGTTCAGGCAAGAGCTACCACCTGGGTGAAAAAATTGGTGTAACCGTTAAGTCTATTGACATGTCACAAAAGAAAATCGCCTTTACTTTATAA
- a CDS encoding cold-shock protein, producing MSTTTTGTVKWFNEEKGFGFIEQKSGPDVFAHFSAIASEGFKTLAEGQAVEFKVTQGQKGPQAENIVAI from the coding sequence ATGTCTACTACAACTACCGGCACCGTAAAATGGTTCAACGAGGAAAAAGGCTTCGGTTTTATTGAACAAAAATCTGGTCCTGATGTTTTTGCACACTTCAGTGCGATTGCCAGTGAAGGCTTTAAAACACTGGCCGAAGGTCAGGCTGTTGAGTTTAAAGTAACTCAAGGTCAAAAAGGCCCTCAGGCTGAGAACATTGTCGCAATTTAA